In a genomic window of Punica granatum isolate Tunisia-2019 chromosome 6, ASM765513v2, whole genome shotgun sequence:
- the LOC116210485 gene encoding uncharacterized protein LOC116210485 has protein sequence MADLEASAPHTGRQPKSPRQVAFSEIPLPPQYQHHQRDDQRKKKDHQDESGRPCCFTCCAGACLCVLAFLLVIVVLGVSFLSFLQSELPDIRVQSFSFSKLGVRHFDSESYSLLNATANVFLNMTNKNDKVGISYHSLLAYVSSNNIQLGQNIQLDGFSQSPRNSTSLKVTATLLGAKVDTDDAQMLESDAKSRKMSVDVGLHGSLGFYAGDILKLQGLPFQIRCSNVLQSQIDVEQPTRCNIRLFAS, from the coding sequence ATGGCGGACTTGGAAGCATCAGCTCCTCACACGGGCAGGCAGCCCAAGTCACCCCGCCAAGTTGCCTTCTCTGAAATCCCTCTCCCCCCCCAGTACCAACATCATCAGCGTGATGaccagagaaagaagaaagatcaTCAAGACGAATCAGGACGTCCATGCTGCTTCACATGTTGTGCAGGTGCATGCCTGTGCGTGTTAGCATTCCTGCTAGTCATTGTCGTCCTTGGAGTGTCATTTTTGTCCTTCCTACAGTCCGAGTTGCCTGATATACGCGTCCAGAGCTTCTCCTTTTCCAAGCTGGGAGTCCGCCACTTCGATTCCGAGTCCTACTCCCTCCTTAACGCAACAGCCAATGTGTTCCTCAATATGACCAACAAGAACGACAAGGTTGGGATTTCATACCACTCCTTATTGGCTTACGTTTCGTCTAATAACATCCAGTTGGGCCAGAATATTCAACTGGATGGATTCTCCCAGAGCCCCAGGAATTCCACCTCGCTGAAAGTAACCGCCACCTTACTCGGAGCCAAGGTAGACACAGATGATGCACAGATGCTAGAATCGGATGCGAAGAGCAGGAAGATGAGTGTGGATGTGGGCTTACATGGTAGTTTGGGCTTTTATGCTGGAGATATACTCAAGTTGCAGGGGTTGCCGTTCCAAATACGATGCTCTAACGTGCTGCAATCCCAGATTGATGTGGAGCAGCCCACAAGATGCAACATCCGACTCTTTGCATCATAG